In a genomic window of Streptomyces pristinaespiralis:
- the treS gene encoding maltose alpha-D-glucosyltransferase gives MIVNEPVHDTFEDTPARDRDPDWFKRAVFYEVLVRSFQDSNGDGVGDLKGITAKLDYLQWLGVDCLWLPPFFKSPLRDGGYDVADYTSVLPEFGDLADFVEFVDAAHQRGMRVIIDFVMNHTSDQHPWFLQSRSDPDGPYGDYYVWADDDKQYQDARIIFVDTESSNWTFDPVRKQYYWHRFFSHQPDLNYENPAVQEEIISALRFWLDLGIDGFRLDAVPYLYQEEGTNCENLPRTHSFLKRVRKEIDAHYPDTVLLAEANQWPEDVVDYFGDYTAGGDECHMAFHFPVMPRIFMAVRRESRYPVSEILAKTPAIPKNCQWGIFLRNHDELTLEMVTDEERDYMYAEYAKDPRMRANIGIRRRLAPLLDNDRNQIELFTALLLSLPGSPILYYGDEIGMGDNIWLGDRDAVRTPMQWTPDRNAGFSSCDPGRLYLPTIMDPVYGYQVTNVEASMSSPSSLLHWTRRMIEIRKQNPAFGLGSYTELPSSNPAVLAFLREAPSKEEGGDDLVLCVHNFSRFAQPTELDLRTFSGRHPVELIGGVRFPPIGQWPYLLTLAGHGFYWFRLRKDAKSAAVTA, from the coding sequence CTTCTACGAGGTCCTGGTCCGCTCCTTCCAGGACAGCAACGGCGACGGCGTCGGCGACCTCAAGGGCATCACCGCCAAACTGGACTATCTGCAGTGGCTGGGCGTGGACTGCCTGTGGCTGCCGCCGTTCTTCAAGTCCCCCTTGCGGGACGGCGGTTACGACGTCGCCGACTACACCTCCGTGCTCCCCGAATTCGGTGACCTGGCCGACTTCGTGGAGTTCGTCGACGCCGCCCACCAGCGCGGTATGCGCGTCATCATCGACTTCGTCATGAACCACACCAGCGACCAGCACCCGTGGTTCCTCCAGTCGCGCAGCGACCCGGACGGCCCGTACGGCGACTACTACGTCTGGGCCGACGACGACAAGCAGTACCAGGACGCGCGGATCATCTTCGTCGACACCGAGTCGTCGAACTGGACCTTCGACCCGGTGCGCAAGCAGTACTACTGGCACCGGTTCTTCTCCCACCAGCCGGACCTCAACTACGAGAACCCGGCCGTGCAGGAGGAGATCATCTCCGCGCTGCGGTTCTGGCTCGACCTCGGGATCGACGGGTTCCGGCTGGACGCGGTGCCGTACCTCTACCAGGAGGAGGGCACCAACTGCGAGAACCTGCCGCGGACCCACTCGTTCCTCAAGCGGGTGCGCAAGGAGATCGACGCGCACTACCCGGACACGGTGCTGCTGGCGGAGGCCAACCAGTGGCCGGAGGACGTCGTCGACTACTTCGGCGACTACACGGCCGGCGGCGACGAGTGCCACATGGCGTTCCACTTCCCCGTGATGCCGCGGATCTTCATGGCGGTACGGCGCGAGTCCCGCTACCCGGTCTCGGAAATCCTCGCCAAGACACCGGCCATCCCGAAGAACTGCCAGTGGGGCATCTTCCTGCGCAACCACGACGAGCTCACGCTCGAGATGGTCACGGACGAAGAACGCGACTACATGTACGCCGAGTACGCCAAGGACCCGCGGATGCGGGCCAACATCGGCATCCGCCGGCGGCTCGCGCCCCTGCTCGACAACGACCGCAACCAGATCGAGCTGTTCACCGCGCTGCTGCTGTCGCTGCCCGGCTCTCCGATCCTCTACTACGGGGACGAGATCGGGATGGGCGACAACATCTGGCTCGGCGACCGGGACGCCGTGCGCACCCCGATGCAGTGGACCCCGGACCGCAACGCCGGCTTCTCGTCCTGCGACCCGGGACGGCTCTACCTGCCGACCATCATGGACCCGGTCTACGGCTACCAGGTCACCAACGTCGAGGCGTCGATGTCGTCGCCCTCCTCGCTGCTGCACTGGACCCGGCGGATGATCGAGATCCGTAAGCAGAACCCGGCCTTCGGGCTCGGTTCGTATACGGAACTCCCCTCCTCCAACCCGGCCGTACTCGCCTTCCTGAGGGAGGCGCCCTCCAAGGAAGAAGGAGGAGACGACCTGGTCCTGTGCGTCCACAACTTCTCGCGGTTCGCGCAGCCGACGGAGCTCGATCTGCGGACCTTCAGTGGACGCCATCCGGTGGAACTCATCGGCGGAGTGCGGTTCCCGCCGATCGGCCAGTGGCCGTACCTGCTCACCCTGGCGGGCCACGGCTTCTACTGGTTCCGCCTCCGCAAGGACGCGAAGAGCGCAGCCGTCACAGCCTGA
- a CDS encoding maltokinase N-terminal cap-like domain-containing protein, protein MSEAASTRTPLGLLPSLAPLLRQWLPEQRWFAGKGYAVGGFSPVSATELLPLNGPGPGLLHLLVRVTQRDVPVRSSADCYQLLIGVRETLPPPMAPALIGHLTDGPLAGRTVYEGTRDPRLAALLLERLRTPGALGPLRFERFDGAPDLPAQLPARPLDAEQSNSSLVYGDAYILKLFRRIHPGPNPDLELPLALARAGCGRVPTPVAWYGTSAPEPFTLGVLQPFLPGSRDGWVLALEALAADRSFQGEARELGRVTAEVHTALADALPTVKLGGPQTERLAAAMVRRLETAAQSVPSLVPYVPRLRAAFDAVAALGGRGRTWAAQRVHGDLHLGQILRGPKDTPWSVIDFEGEPARPLTERCRPQPAVRDVAGMLRSFDYAARTHRPWNPAWAERCRAAYCDGYAEAGGDDPREDPELLRAYETDKAVYEVVYEARHRPDWLPVPMAAIERLAALD, encoded by the coding sequence ATGTCGGAGGCTGCATCCACCCGGACTCCGCTCGGACTGCTTCCCTCGCTCGCCCCACTGCTGCGCCAATGGCTGCCCGAACAGCGCTGGTTCGCGGGCAAGGGGTACGCGGTCGGAGGCTTCTCCCCCGTCTCGGCGACGGAGCTGCTGCCCCTGAACGGGCCCGGCCCCGGACTGCTGCACCTGCTCGTGCGGGTGACACAGCGGGACGTGCCCGTGCGGTCGTCCGCCGACTGCTACCAACTGCTCATCGGCGTGCGCGAGACACTCCCGCCGCCGATGGCACCCGCGTTGATCGGCCATCTCACCGACGGACCGCTCGCCGGGCGGACCGTGTACGAGGGGACCCGCGACCCGCGGCTCGCCGCGCTCCTGCTGGAACGGCTGCGCACACCGGGCGCGCTCGGGCCGCTGCGCTTCGAGCGGTTCGACGGCGCGCCCGATCTGCCGGCACAGCTGCCCGCACGGCCGCTGGACGCCGAGCAGTCCAACTCCTCGCTCGTCTACGGCGACGCGTACATCCTCAAGCTGTTCCGCCGTATCCACCCGGGGCCGAACCCCGATCTGGAGCTGCCGCTCGCCCTCGCCCGGGCCGGCTGCGGGCGGGTGCCCACGCCGGTCGCCTGGTACGGGACGAGCGCGCCGGAACCTTTCACCCTCGGTGTCCTCCAGCCGTTCCTGCCGGGCTCCCGCGACGGGTGGGTCCTTGCCCTGGAGGCACTGGCCGCCGACCGCTCCTTCCAGGGCGAGGCCCGTGAGCTGGGCCGGGTGACCGCCGAGGTGCACACGGCACTCGCCGACGCCCTGCCGACGGTCAAGCTCGGCGGCCCGCAGACCGAGCGGCTGGCGGCGGCGATGGTCCGGCGGCTGGAGACGGCCGCACAGTCGGTGCCCTCGCTCGTGCCGTACGTGCCGCGGCTGCGCGCCGCCTTCGACGCGGTGGCCGCGCTCGGCGGACGCGGGCGCACCTGGGCCGCCCAACGGGTGCACGGCGACCTGCATCTCGGCCAGATACTGCGAGGCCCAAAGGACACCCCCTGGTCCGTCATCGACTTCGAGGGCGAGCCGGCCAGGCCGCTCACCGAACGGTGCCGTCCGCAGCCCGCCGTGCGCGATGTGGCGGGCATGCTCCGCTCCTTCGACTACGCGGCCCGGACGCACCGCCCCTGGAACCCGGCATGGGCGGAGCGGTGCCGTGCGGCGTACTGCGACGGCTACGCGGAGGCCGGCGGCGACGACCCGCGCGAGGATCCCGAACTCCTTCGCGCGTACGAGACCGACAAGGCCGTATACGAGGTCGTCTACGAGGCCAGACACCGGCCGGACTGGCTGCCCGTGCCGATGGCCGCCATCGAACGCCTCGCCGCACTCGACTGA